A section of the Bacteroidales bacterium genome encodes:
- a CDS encoding VWA domain-containing protein yields the protein MKTILVKVFIISFLFNIINTDINAQVKRAPVKTRILFIFDESNSMTANWESAKKIDVARDLLIKMVDSLKTIENVELALRMYGHQSPVPPQDCSDTRLEVPFMSNNAEKIKHKLRTTKPKGTTPIARSLEECGDDFPPCNNCRNIIILITDGIEACSGDPCKIALTLQNKGITIKPFIIGIGLDVKFKDAFECIGEFYNATDEGQFKIIMKDVVHKSLNGTTAEIDLLNAAGKPKETNVNVTLFNKKTGKIFNNFIHTLNYKGNPDTLSLPASITYNLKVHTIPPVIKENIVLKEGKHNKIIAKTPQGKLNIIQEHGLELKGIKCIVRKSGSMQTINIQNAFEPEKYLTGKYDLEILTHPRTYLKGIEIVQSKTKTIKLKQPGLVNLYFPSKGYGGIYKVSKGDVNLIMNLNHINRKNIYLQPGHYIAVFRPEGVKMTTLSKEKHFIIKSGHSINVSLN from the coding sequence ATGAAAACAATTTTAGTTAAAGTATTTATAATCTCATTTTTATTTAACATTATCAATACCGATATTAATGCACAAGTAAAACGTGCTCCCGTAAAAACGAGAATATTATTCATTTTTGATGAATCAAACAGCATGACGGCAAACTGGGAAAGTGCGAAAAAAATAGATGTTGCCAGAGATTTGTTAATAAAGATGGTAGACAGCCTTAAAACTATTGAAAATGTTGAGTTAGCATTAAGAATGTACGGACATCAAAGCCCGGTTCCTCCGCAAGATTGCAGCGATACACGGCTCGAAGTTCCTTTTATGTCTAATAATGCCGAAAAAATTAAACACAAACTAAGAACTACAAAGCCAAAAGGAACAACACCCATTGCTCGTTCACTTGAAGAATGCGGAGATGACTTTCCGCCATGCAATAATTGCAGAAATATCATTATTTTAATTACAGACGGTATTGAAGCTTGCAGCGGTGATCCTTGCAAAATTGCATTAACACTTCAAAACAAAGGCATTACAATAAAACCTTTTATTATCGGAATAGGGCTTGATGTAAAGTTTAAAGATGCTTTTGAATGTATAGGCGAATTTTATAACGCAACAGATGAAGGGCAATTTAAAATTATAATGAAAGATGTTGTTCATAAATCATTAAACGGAACAACTGCCGAAATTGATTTGCTGAATGCTGCCGGTAAACCGAAAGAAACTAATGTGAATGTTACTTTATTCAATAAAAAAACAGGGAAAATTTTCAATAATTTTATACATACATTAAATTACAAAGGAAACCCCGATACATTAAGTTTACCCGCAAGCATAACTTACAATTTAAAAGTCCATACTATTCCGCCTGTTATTAAAGAGAACATTGTTTTAAAAGAAGGAAAACACAACAAAATTATTGCAAAAACACCACAAGGAAAATTAAATATAATCCAAGAACACGGTCTTGAATTAAAAGGAATTAAATGTATAGTAAGAAAATCAGGAAGTATGCAAACTATTAATATTCAGAATGCTTTTGAACCCGAAAAATACCTTACCGGAAAATATGATCTCGAAATTCTGACTCATCCGCGAACATATTTAAAAGGTATAGAAATTGTACAAAGCAAAACTAAAACAATAAAACTAAAACAACCCGGGCTTGTAAATCTTTATTTCCCGTCGAAAGGATACGGAGGAATATATAAAGTTTCAAAAGGAGATGTTAATTTAATAATGAATCTTAATCATATCAACAGAAAAAATATTTATTTACAACCGGGACATTATATTGCGGTTTTCAGACCGGAAGGAGTAAAAATGACAACTCTTTCAAAAGAAAAACACTTTATTATTAAATCAGGTCATTCAATTAATGTAAGTTTAAATTAA
- a CDS encoding DUF4340 domain-containing protein, giving the protein MNKKRKKLFPLFLFLLIPIIWFTVLNKPKDNISKRFIIDNVSNVYSIKIKNKQKSITIKRKENTDDWFINDKYEAEKKVIKKLFQAFTEVKINKPVPKEKIDSVKNVLIKSGKTITVYDNNNEIIKEWHIADFEKAAEGTYIISDFKELPYIVSIPGLEKDLNRRYNLHPLYWINPEIFSYKPHEITEIEIKYSDKSKTSYKIEINNQTSKLYSYSEQKYLDNIKNNKIGSYLSYFMNVKFSDFNVLSKQESDSLKNINANFTITVKDIYNGTKTVELYKIKLNSEIDEYDFNKLYAIINNEDIVIVKYYDIDLILKDINYFIK; this is encoded by the coding sequence ATGAACAAAAAAAGAAAAAAATTATTCCCCTTATTTCTGTTTTTACTGATACCGATAATTTGGTTTACAGTTTTAAACAAACCAAAAGATAATATATCTAAAAGATTTATTATTGACAATGTTTCAAACGTATATTCAATAAAAATTAAGAATAAGCAAAAAAGCATTACAATAAAGAGAAAAGAAAATACTGACGATTGGTTTATTAATGATAAATACGAAGCTGAAAAGAAAGTTATAAAAAAATTATTTCAAGCTTTTACAGAGGTGAAAATTAACAAACCCGTTCCGAAAGAAAAAATTGACTCCGTAAAAAATGTATTAATAAAATCCGGAAAAACAATTACAGTTTATGATAATAACAACGAAATAATTAAAGAATGGCATATTGCCGATTTTGAAAAAGCAGCCGAAGGCACATATATAATTTCCGACTTTAAAGAACTTCCCTACATCGTTTCAATTCCCGGCTTAGAAAAAGATTTAAACAGAAGATACAATTTGCATCCTCTATACTGGATAAATCCTGAAATATTCTCATATAAACCGCACGAAATAACAGAAATTGAAATAAAATATTCCGACAAATCTAAAACTTCATATAAAATTGAAATTAACAACCAAACAAGTAAATTGTATTCATATTCAGAACAAAAATACCTCGATAATATAAAAAATAATAAAATCGGAAGTTACTTAAGTTATTTTATGAACGTTAAATTCTCAGATTTTAATGTCTTAAGCAAACAAGAAAGTGACTCCTTAAAAAATATAAACGCAAACTTTACGATTACGGTTAAAGATATATACAACGGAACAAAAACAGTTGAACTGTATAAAATTAAACTAAACTCGGAAATTGACGAATACGACTTTAATAAACTCTACGCAATAATTAATAATGAAGACATAGTTATAGTAAAATATTATGATATTGATCTGATTTTAAAAGATATAAACTATTTCATAAAATAA
- a CDS encoding YicC family protein → MTKSMTGYGKITEIFETAKITVEIKTLNSKNFNPYIKIPEAYNEKEAEIKNLLYNSLEGGKISFNLTVENENQNSTQLNKTVINKYYQELSDIAKSNNLNPEKENIFQAILSLPDVLKNTEQDIDKNIWNEIKETIKKTISDLDKFRKQEGKALEKDILEKVKNIEQLIPEVEKYEDERIETTSKRIKAKLNDFLNGDDQNKDRFEQEIIYYLDKFDLNEEKTRLKNHCKYFYETIKLNEPIGTKLGFITQEMGREINTIGSKANHSEIQKIVVNMKDNLGKMKEQLLNVL, encoded by the coding sequence ATGACAAAATCAATGACCGGCTACGGCAAGATTACTGAAATATTTGAAACCGCAAAAATTACCGTTGAAATAAAAACATTAAACAGCAAAAATTTTAATCCTTACATTAAAATACCTGAAGCTTATAATGAAAAAGAAGCTGAAATAAAAAATCTGTTATACAATTCTCTTGAAGGAGGCAAAATAAGTTTTAATTTAACTGTTGAAAACGAAAATCAAAACAGTACACAACTTAATAAAACTGTAATAAATAAATATTATCAAGAACTTTCCGATATTGCAAAATCAAATAACCTGAACCCCGAAAAAGAAAATATATTTCAAGCAATTTTAAGTTTACCGGATGTTCTGAAAAATACAGAACAAGATATTGATAAAAATATCTGGAATGAAATAAAGGAAACTATAAAAAAAACTATTTCAGATTTAGACAAATTCAGGAAACAAGAAGGTAAAGCTTTAGAAAAAGATATACTTGAAAAAGTTAAAAATATTGAGCAACTTATTCCCGAAGTTGAAAAATATGAAGACGAGCGAATTGAAACAACCTCAAAAAGAATAAAAGCAAAACTGAATGATTTCCTTAACGGAGATGACCAAAATAAAGACCGGTTTGAACAAGAAATTATTTATTATCTTGATAAATTTGATTTAAACGAAGAAAAAACAAGGCTTAAAAATCATTGCAAATATTTTTACGAAACAATTAAACTTAATGAACCCATAGGCACAAAGTTGGGATTTATCACACAAGAAATGGGAAGAGAAATTAATACAATAGGCTCAAAGGCAAATCATTCCGAAATTCAAAAAATAGTTGTAAACATGAAAGATAATCTCGGAAAAATGAAAGAACAACTTTTAAATGTATTATAA
- a CDS encoding GWxTD domain-containing protein, producing MKSKLIIILISIVTITSCITQKPKEGTKTGASKYNPASYVLHPQFKVFHETDSYSKLYIKLFTKELRFSSTNEQRINQATVKVKYKIIPSVRSKTILDSAQTSIKIKKVKNQTSVISFFKIKNINAEQYIIEIKLVDLYGNKKSLSYITINKSDDGNEQYYLSLKAKNQKPIFTEYFKSSDTLHIKSKNTNIKQMSVVYYKTRFKNAEKPFVITEPAALNSNPDSSWNIPVKTWKAEFTGKKTGIYIIRADTAKIKGMLKVQFETEYPIISKSIKMLDALQYLLTEEEFEKMQNSDNKKLSIDNFWIKTTGSKERARELIKIWYNRATYSNYYFTSYKEGRKTDRGMIYMLFGPPDDIQYFDDAEKWIYIDTKEDTKLNFVFVKQINSISNNDYTLIRESKYQVYWNKAVKYWRAGKVYRY from the coding sequence GTGAAATCAAAATTAATTATCATATTAATATCAATTGTAACAATAACTTCTTGCATAACTCAAAAGCCGAAAGAAGGAACAAAAACAGGTGCATCAAAATATAATCCTGCAAGTTATGTTTTACATCCGCAGTTTAAAGTATTTCATGAAACCGACAGTTATTCAAAACTTTATATAAAACTTTTCACAAAAGAATTAAGATTCAGCAGCACAAACGAACAAAGAATTAATCAAGCAACAGTAAAAGTAAAATACAAAATAATACCTTCCGTAAGAAGCAAAACCATACTTGACAGTGCACAAACCTCAATAAAAATAAAAAAAGTAAAAAATCAAACAAGTGTAATAAGCTTTTTTAAAATAAAAAACATTAATGCCGAACAATACATAATTGAAATAAAACTTGTTGATTTATACGGAAATAAAAAAAGCCTTTCATACATAACAATTAATAAATCCGACGACGGAAACGAACAATATTATTTAAGCCTTAAAGCAAAAAATCAAAAACCTATTTTTACGGAATATTTCAAATCATCTGATACACTGCATATTAAAAGCAAAAACACAAATATTAAACAAATGTCTGTTGTATATTACAAAACCCGTTTTAAAAATGCCGAAAAACCTTTTGTAATAACCGAACCGGCAGCTCTTAATTCTAATCCCGACTCAAGTTGGAATATTCCCGTGAAAACTTGGAAAGCAGAATTTACCGGAAAAAAAACCGGCATATACATAATTCGAGCAGATACGGCAAAAATAAAAGGAATGTTAAAAGTGCAATTTGAAACTGAATATCCGATTATTTCAAAATCAATAAAAATGCTTGATGCTCTTCAATATTTACTGACAGAAGAAGAGTTTGAAAAGATGCAAAATTCCGACAATAAAAAATTGAGCATCGATAACTTCTGGATTAAAACAACAGGAAGCAAAGAACGAGCAAGAGAACTTATAAAAATTTGGTACAACAGAGCAACATATTCAAATTATTATTTTACATCGTATAAAGAAGGCAGAAAAACAGACAGAGGCATGATTTATATGCTGTTCGGTCCGCCTGATGACATACAATATTTTGATGATGCCGAAAAATGGATTTACATTGATACAAAAGAAGATACAAAATTAAACTTCGTTTTTGTAAAACAAATAAATTCAATTTCAAATAATGATTACACTTTAATCAGAGAAAGCAAATATCAAGTCTATTGGAATAAAGCCGTAAAATATTGGCGTGCAGGAAAAGTTTACCGATATTAG
- the mnmD gene encoding tRNA (5-methylaminomethyl-2-thiouridine)(34)-methyltransferase MnmD yields the protein MKTELIITADKSPTLYVPELNEHYHSVNGALQESMHIFINAGLKQIKKKTINILEIGFGTGLNAVLTLTENIKLKKEIYYETIEKYPLKKEILNNLQETDIFSSTVANQILKAVWEKEINISDNFKLKKLQIDLLEYKPKNKYDLIYFDAFSPQKQPKLWTKKIFSKLYKATKQNGILTTYSSKGTVKQALRNAGYTVKRLPGPAGKRHMVQAIKT from the coding sequence TTGAAAACTGAATTAATAATAACCGCCGACAAATCCCCTACTCTATACGTTCCGGAACTTAATGAACATTATCATTCTGTTAACGGTGCGTTACAAGAATCAATGCACATTTTTATTAATGCAGGCTTAAAGCAAATTAAGAAAAAAACAATTAATATTTTAGAAATAGGTTTCGGAACCGGTTTAAATGCTGTTTTAACTCTTACGGAAAATATAAAGTTGAAAAAAGAAATTTATTACGAAACAATTGAAAAATACCCCTTAAAAAAAGAAATATTAAACAATTTGCAAGAAACTGATATTTTTAGTTCAACCGTTGCAAATCAAATTTTGAAAGCCGTTTGGGAAAAAGAAATAAATATCTCAGATAACTTCAAATTAAAAAAACTACAAATTGATTTACTTGAATATAAACCGAAAAATAAATACGATTTAATTTATTTCGATGCTTTTTCGCCCCAAAAACAGCCCAAGCTTTGGACAAAAAAAATCTTCTCAAAACTTTACAAAGCTACAAAGCAAAACGGTATTCTCACAACTTATTCATCAAAAGGAACTGTTAAACAAGCATTACGAAATGCAGGATACACAGTAAAACGACTTCCCGGTCCGGCAGGAAAAAGACACATGGTACAAGCAATTAAAACATAA
- a CDS encoding thioredoxin family protein produces MKQLLGVVLVLFFMYSTSFSQKEKLYDVDANPNEQFDAAIKAAKNEGKHVMVQIGGNWCPWCYKFHDFYKNDADLDSMIKADYVVINVNYNPKNKHQLFEQLDFPQRFGFPVIVIADANGKRLHTQNSWYLEDGKGSYDREKFKGFLKNWTVKAVNPESYKSEDKSRK; encoded by the coding sequence ATGAAACAATTATTAGGCGTAGTTTTAGTTTTGTTTTTTATGTATTCGACATCTTTTTCTCAAAAGGAAAAGTTATATGATGTTGATGCAAACCCTAATGAGCAATTTGATGCAGCAATAAAAGCTGCAAAAAATGAAGGGAAGCACGTAATGGTTCAAATTGGCGGGAATTGGTGTCCGTGGTGTTATAAGTTTCATGATTTTTATAAGAATGATGCTGATCTGGATTCAATGATAAAGGCTGATTATGTTGTAATTAACGTAAATTATAACCCTAAAAACAAACATCAACTTTTTGAGCAATTAGATTTTCCGCAACGTTTCGGTTTTCCTGTAATCGTTATTGCTGATGCAAACGGAAAAAGATTGCATACACAAAATTCGTGGTATTTGGAAGACGGTAAAGGAAGCTATGACAGAGAAAAGTTTAAAGGTTTTTTGAAAAATTGGACGGTAAAAGCTGTTAATCCTGAGAGTTATAAGTCGGAAGATAAAAGTAGAAAGTAA
- a CDS encoding 4Fe-4S dicluster domain-containing protein, with amino-acid sequence MLEHILFIVATVVAFGILAWSFSKIFRIIKLLKKPYSVKNIGERLNRVLKVVIGQNKIMRLPIVGFMHALVFWGFLLITFGSGEMVIDGILGFPFDENLANDRIFSFLGVIYNILIAGGDIFAWIIAFLIVVFLIRRNFMKIKRFTGKEMRHRDHKDASFALVLILLLMLSLIGMNAGYIVNAGAQAKGIFPVSSLISNWIPLSSAHSIELIMWWTHILLIFIFANYLPYSKHFHVFMSIPNVYFSRTEPYTKMSTMENVTNEVKLMMDPNAEITPIDDTAEPDRFGLKDVQDGTWKNYIDSLACTQCGRCTSVCPANLTGKSLSPRKVVLDYRRRMEEKMKGLLKEGKTYDDKKSLYPDYTTYEELWACTTCNACAQECPVSIDHPSMILEMRRYIFLEESAAPSLINAMSTNIENNGAPWKYSAADRFNWADNLKITENGEEKEVKVPLMSKKITEGKTPEYLFWVGSAGSYDEGGIEISRNFAKILDYAKVDYACLGTEETDSGDNAKRAGNEFLAQMQAMVNIELMNGYEVKKIVTCDPHDYNTLKNEYSELGGKYEVIHHTQMIQDLIKSGKIKMSSGQLKDKNITFHDPCYLGRGNGEYNAPRFILNQTSNITEMKRNKSRSLCCGAGGTQMFKEAEKGNKEVYELRTEDALETGCNLIATACPMCMTMMKDGVKMLDKEKDVEVMDIAEIVVKNLGI; translated from the coding sequence ATGCTTGAACATATTCTTTTCATTGTCGCAACTGTTGTTGCATTCGGTATTTTAGCTTGGAGCTTTTCCAAAATTTTCAGAATAATTAAACTTTTAAAAAAACCTTATTCAGTTAAAAATATAGGTGAACGCTTAAACCGAGTTTTAAAAGTTGTAATCGGTCAAAACAAAATTATGCGACTTCCTATTGTAGGATTTATGCATGCTCTTGTATTTTGGGGCTTCCTTTTAATAACATTCGGCTCAGGCGAAATGGTTATAGACGGTATTCTCGGTTTTCCTTTTGATGAAAACCTTGCAAACGACAGAATTTTCTCTTTTCTGGGAGTTATTTATAATATTTTAATTGCAGGAGGCGATATTTTTGCTTGGATAATAGCATTTTTAATAGTTGTCTTTTTAATAAGACGTAACTTTATGAAAATTAAGCGTTTCACAGGAAAAGAAATGCGACACAGAGACCATAAAGATGCATCATTTGCACTTGTTCTGATTTTATTATTAATGTTAAGTTTAATCGGAATGAATGCCGGTTATATAGTAAACGCAGGAGCACAGGCAAAAGGTATTTTTCCCGTAAGTTCATTAATTTCAAACTGGATTCCTTTAAGTTCAGCACACAGCATTGAACTGATTATGTGGTGGACACATATTTTATTGATATTTATTTTTGCGAATTATTTGCCTTATTCAAAACATTTTCATGTATTTATGTCAATTCCTAATGTGTATTTTTCAAGAACAGAACCTTACACAAAAATGAGCACAATGGAAAATGTAACAAATGAAGTAAAATTAATGATGGATCCGAATGCAGAAATTACTCCTATAGATGATACTGCCGAACCCGACCGTTTCGGATTAAAAGATGTGCAAGACGGCACTTGGAAAAATTACATAGATTCGTTGGCATGTACACAATGCGGAAGATGTACTTCTGTTTGTCCGGCAAACTTAACAGGAAAATCATTATCTCCTCGAAAAGTTGTTTTGGATTACCGCAGACGTATGGAAGAAAAAATGAAAGGCTTGCTGAAAGAAGGAAAAACTTATGATGACAAAAAATCATTATATCCTGATTATACAACTTACGAAGAACTTTGGGCATGTACAACTTGTAATGCTTGTGCACAAGAATGTCCCGTAAGCATCGACCATCCGTCAATGATATTGGAAATGCGTCGCTATATCTTCTTGGAAGAATCTGCAGCACCTTCCTTAATAAATGCAATGTCAACAAATATTGAAAATAACGGTGCTCCGTGGAAGTATTCCGCTGCCGATCGTTTCAACTGGGCTGACAATTTAAAAATTACCGAAAACGGTGAAGAAAAAGAAGTTAAAGTTCCTTTAATGTCTAAAAAAATTACTGAAGGAAAAACTCCGGAATATTTATTTTGGGTAGGTTCGGCCGGAAGTTATGATGAAGGCGGTATTGAAATAAGCAGAAACTTCGCTAAAATACTTGACTATGCAAAAGTAGATTATGCTTGCCTCGGAACAGAAGAAACCGACTCGGGAGATAATGCAAAACGTGCCGGCAATGAATTTCTTGCTCAAATGCAAGCAATGGTGAATATCGAACTTATGAACGGGTATGAAGTTAAAAAAATTGTTACTTGCGACCCGCACGATTACAACACTTTAAAAAATGAATACTCTGAACTGGGAGGAAAATATGAAGTAATACATCATACACAAATGATTCAAGACTTAATAAAATCCGGAAAAATAAAAATGTCCTCAGGGCAACTGAAAGATAAAAATATAACCTTCCACGATCCTTGCTATTTAGGAAGAGGTAACGGAGAATACAATGCACCGCGCTTTATCTTAAACCAAACAAGTAACATAACCGAGATGAAACGAAATAAAAGCCGTTCGTTATGTTGCGGTGCCGGCGGAACACAAATGTTTAAAGAAGCCGAAAAAGGTAATAAGGAGGTTTATGAATTAAGAACCGAAGATGCACTTGAAACCGGATGCAACTTAATTGCAACTGCTTGCCCGATGTGTATGACAATGATGAAAGACGGGGTTAAAATGCTTGATAAAGAAAAAGATGTTGAAGTTATGGACATTGCCGAAATTGTTGTGAAAAATTTAGGAATTTAA